Proteins co-encoded in one Neovison vison isolate M4711 chromosome 9, ASM_NN_V1, whole genome shotgun sequence genomic window:
- the TOMM5 gene encoding mitochondrial import receptor subunit TOM5 homolog, with the protein MFRIEGLAPKLDPEEMKRKMREDVLSSIRNFLIYVALLRVTPFILKKLDSI; encoded by the exons ATGTTCCGGATCGAGGGCCTTGCGCCGAAGTTGGACCCCGAGGAGATGAAACGGAAGATGCGCGAGGATGTGCTCTCGTCCATACGGAACTTCCTCATCTATGTGGCCCTGCTGCGAGTCA caccttTTATCCTAAAGAAATTGGACAGCATATGA